The DNA sequence CATTGGTGGGTGCCTGTAAACTGCATTTCAACGTATTATCGACAACTTCGTAACCGAAGGTCATTCCCGCAGCTTTTGTCGTTTGCTGGCCGTACGAACCAGCAAACGAACAAAGGTTTAAAACCAATACTAAAAGTCCATTGAGCAACTTCATTCTACACCCCATTTATTTCAGCGGTCACACCCACGATTTCCCACTTTCCGTCCGCCAATTTTGTCATTGACAATTGATAAAGAAAATCGTATTCTTCACTTACGGCATTCAATACCACCACAGCCAAGTTTTTACCCAAAAACTCTGCATGTCGATAGGTGATTTTTCTAGGCTTGCCCCCCAATTGTTTGTCATTGACCATTTTGATGTACTCTTTGGCAGAGAAGGTATTCAGTTTCCCTCCGACCAAAACATATTGGAGTGATTTGGGTTCCAAAACCTCTTTCAACAGTTCTCCATCCTGTACATCGGCTCCTCTAACGAATTGAGCTGCTACTTGTTTGATTTTCACTTTTGACTCTTGTGCACTGCTAAATGCAAATGTCAACAGTAAAACACTGAAAACTAATTTTTTAATTACCATGATCTTTGCTTTTTAAATTCAAGGCAAACCTAAACATGGCCGCTAACCAAGTAAAGACGCAAGTTGGGAATGTAGGAATCTATGTTGCGAAAGACACCTTTTTTCAAAAGTACTGCTTCAAACAGTCAGATTTTATTGATTAAACCCGTGTTAAGCTGGCCTAAAGATCCCCGGAAAAATAGTGCTTTGAAAAAATGAAAAAGCATGTTTTGATCGGCCCTAACACTAGAGAGCCCCAATCTTTGAACCATACTCTTGCCCCATTTCGTACAGAATAAAAAGGGATGGGCCTCAGGTTATGAGTACGCTTAAGTAAATAAAATATTAATTCAATGTAAATTAAATGTAAAATTATTGTAAATTTACAGTATGGTTCTAAAAATTCATATCATCTTGCCCTATACCAAAATGGAACATTGGTTGACCACTTTGTTCATTTGGATAAAAAGGTATGCAAGAAAATATAGACAAGTCTTTAAGGTAGTTTTGAATACATAAACAACTTGTAAACTACTTCAGTTTTTAGCCATTTTTTAAACACATATAGTTTTAAACCTAACAGTTACTGCACTGGTATACTGATGACAATCCCGAAATAGGAAGAACACCCATCGTTGATTCGCTGGCTACCAAAACCACGTCTACTTAATTATAAGTTTCGATTTCATCACTGTCTCTTCAGTAAGTAGGGTAACAATATATATACCACTAGTATAGCTGCCGATATCTAAAAGGTGTTGGTTCTTACCCTGACGTATGGGAATTTTTGTTTCAAGCACTTTATTTCCCATGAGATCATACATATTCAATATTCCATGTTGTTCCCTACTTCTTTGTACAAAAAATGACACATTTACATTCGTTCTGGCCGGATTGGGGTATAGCTTAAGCGTGGTGCCATCATTGTCTTCATTGCCAAAATCCATAGCCATGGTCTCTGTCTCGTCAATTGCAGTTTTTTGGGCAGTAGCTGTTGTTTCCTTTTCATAGCCTTCATATTCAACAATCTTTTCATACACCGCAACGGCATCAATGGCGACATCTCCCCTATAGCCCGAGCCCGTGATGCCCCTGATGGTTAGCTGCACTTTTCCACCTACAAAATCCTTTAACGGAATGCGTGCACGCTGCCATTCTTGTTTTGAGTTTTCCCTCTCGCCCGTGGCGATGGGTATATGAACATGGTCATTGTCACCATAGACAACAATGAGCCATAGCCTGCCACCATCTTGGCCATGAATCATATGGTCAAGTGCCAGCACCGGGTTTTCCGCATTGGTAAAATCAAGCTCCCGTACTATCGATCCAGCTTTGTTGTGGTTGCCATGACTTGCCTCTAGATAAAGGTATTTGTTCCCTTTTGACGCCCCATTGGGCCCGGTCCCCCGGCTCGGCGTTGGCCCTGATTGCCGGGTCCAGTCAATATTGTCATAATCGACATTCTCCCATTGGCCAAAGCCCTTTTCAAAACTCTCATTTTCATGGAACGCATAGTACGTCTTTTCAACAATCTTTTCATACACCGTAACGGCATCAATGGCAACATCTCCCCTATAGCCCGAGCCCGTGATGCCCCTGATGGTTAGCTGCACTTTTCCACCTACAAAATCCTTTAACGGAATGCGTGCACGCTGCCATTCTTGTTTTGAGTTTCCTCCCTCGCCCGTGGCGATGGGTATATGCCTATGGTCATTGTCACCATAGACAACAATGAGCCATAGCCTGCCACTATCTTGGCCATGGATCATATGGTCAAGTGCCAGTACCGGGTTTTCCGCATTGGTAAAATCAAGCTCCCGTACTATCGATCCAGCTTTGTTGTGGTTGCCATGACTTGCCTCTAGATAAAGGTATTTGTTCCCTTTTGACGCCCCATTGGGCCCGGTTCCACGGCTTGGTGTTGGCCCTGATTGCGAGATCCAGTCAATATTGTCATAATCGACATTCTTCCATTGGCCCAAGCCATTTTCAAAACCTTCATTTTCATAAAATTTGTAAGATTGGCCTTTTCCTGTATTCAAGAAAAATAATGATGCCACTACACTTATATAAAGTAATTGTTTTTTCATTTTTGTTATAATTATTAGATTAGATTAAGGTTTATGAATGTAAGCACACAAAGTGTATCCGAGAGGGAATTTCCCATTCCACGAGACAATAGCCTCATTTGCTATTGGAGTGGGTCAATATTATTTTTTGGTATCTATTTTAACAATTGCGAATGAGCATTTTGGAACACTTCGGAATCTGCTTGGTCAAGGCGCTTACAAGACAAAACCTAAGCATTTATTGATTTGGCACCAATAATCATGAGATACCATGGAGTTTTTGGGATATTTTTTTAAGTTATTCGCTTCAATGCCTTTTTATGCTTTTCAGATATCGCTTGAAATATGCGCAATAGCAGATTTAGGTTGCTCAGTAAGATTAACCTAAAAATATTGAAATAAAAACCTTGGGTTCATCTTTAAAACTGTATTACGCATACTTCGTGCATGACTTACTTTCTTAAAATCTAATTGCGATTTTTTTTGGGTTTTGGCCATATTTATTTTCTCTTTGATCACCTTCTGTTACCAGCAAAACAATCAACCAAATTGCTCCTATTAAAGGAATCATTCCAATTAATATGAACCATCCGCTTTTTCCAACATCGTGAAGTCGTCTTACACAAACCGCCAATCCAGGAATTAACACGGCCAATGCATAAAGACCATAAAGAGGTCCATATCCCACTTCTTCAATTGCAATACCTAAAACATTGTCAAGAATCATTGCGACAATCGCAAAAAGCATATTGAATAAGAAATACATCCAATACTCTTTTCTTCTTGCCCTACCGTTAAAATCTGCGTATTGTTTTAAAACTTTTAAGTACCAATTCATAATTTTTCCTTTTTTATTTTTCTACTTATTAGGTTTTTCTATCTCGCCGCGTTTTTAACGTGGTCGCCAGCCTCCACACAATTATTTGTTTACTTCTTAAACTATCGTTAGATTAAATAAATCCAAAATCGTTGGTTTCATTTAGCGGGATTGTTCCTTAATTGGTCCATGACCATGGAATATTTGGCTCCATTAGTACATGATATTTCGCATTTCCTCAATACGTCTTAAGGCTTGAATCGCGGATAGAGTCTTTTTGGTGGGCACTCCAGTTGTAATGCCCTTGCAGCAATCCATCTTTCTCCCAATTTCCATAAATCGGATTTGGAAAAACGATATACCTTTTGC is a window from the Muricauda sp. SCSIO 65647 genome containing:
- a CDS encoding nuclear transport factor 2 family protein, which gives rise to MVIKKLVFSVLLLTFAFSSAQESKVKIKQVAAQFVRGADVQDGELLKEVLEPKSLQYVLVGGKLNTFSAKEYIKMVNDKQLGGKPRKITYRHAEFLGKNLAVVVLNAVSEEYDFLYQLSMTKLADGKWEIVGVTAEINGV
- a CDS encoding T9SS type A sorting domain-containing protein: MKKQLLYISVVASLFFLNTGKGQSYKFYENEGFENGLGQWKNVDYDNIDWISQSGPTPSRGTGPNGASKGNKYLYLEASHGNHNKAGSIVRELDFTNAENPVLALDHMIHGQDSGRLWLIVVYGDNDHRHIPIATGEGGNSKQEWQRARIPLKDFVGGKVQLTIRGITGSGYRGDVAIDAVTVYEKIVEKTYYAFHENESFEKGFGQWENVDYDNIDWTRQSGPTPSRGTGPNGASKGNKYLYLEASHGNHNKAGSIVRELDFTNAENPVLALDHMIHGQDGGRLWLIVVYGDNDHVHIPIATGERENSKQEWQRARIPLKDFVGGKVQLTIRGITGSGYRGDVAIDAVAVYEKIVEYEGYEKETTATAQKTAIDETETMAMDFGNEDNDGTTLKLYPNPARTNVNVSFFVQRSREQHGILNMYDLMGNKVLETKIPIRQGKNQHLLDIGSYTSGIYIVTLLTEETVMKSKLIIK
- a CDS encoding DUF805 domain-containing protein, giving the protein MNWYLKVLKQYADFNGRARRKEYWMYFLFNMLFAIVAMILDNVLGIAIEEVGYGPLYGLYALAVLIPGLAVCVRRLHDVGKSGWFILIGMIPLIGAIWLIVLLVTEGDQRENKYGQNPKKIAIRF